In Sphingomonas sp. SORGH_AS_0950, the following are encoded in one genomic region:
- a CDS encoding AMP nucleosidase — translation MTNAVQIVEELDRLYTASVTRLKDALTAYLRDGTVPSLDDRAHGCFAYPEIRLVFRGDVGRPTPMRSFGRLVSPGDYRISVTKPALFKDYLVEQLTLLIEDYDVTVEAVAGRQEIPFPYVLDPGHALSLDTVSAAELARFFPATELAHIGDEIADGLWMTADGNRPLALFDGLRTDFSLARLRHYTGTPPEHCQRFVLFTNYHRYVDEFVRWGASQLGEGSRFTALSGAGGVVIERPEDVDKIVTDSAWRRHQMPAYHLVAKDGTGITLVNIGVGPSNAKTICDHLAVMRPEAWLMIGHCGGLRPSQRIGDYVLAHAYLRDDHVLDDVLPPEIPVPAIAEVQVALAKAAEIVSGQSGDDLKRRLRTGTIVTTDDRNWELRYSKSALRFSLSRAVGIDMESATIAAQGYRFRVPYGTLLCVSDKPLHGELKLPGQANRFYERAISEHMRIGIETCEQLRREGNKLHSRKLRAFNEPPFR, via the coding sequence ATGACCAATGCCGTACAGATCGTCGAGGAACTCGACCGCCTCTACACCGCCTCCGTCACGCGGCTGAAGGACGCGCTGACCGCCTATCTTCGCGACGGCACCGTGCCCTCGCTCGACGACCGGGCGCATGGCTGTTTCGCCTATCCCGAAATCCGCCTGGTCTTTCGCGGCGACGTCGGACGCCCGACCCCGATGCGTTCCTTCGGTCGGCTGGTATCGCCGGGCGACTATCGGATCAGCGTCACCAAGCCCGCCTTGTTCAAGGATTATCTGGTCGAGCAGCTGACCCTGCTGATCGAGGATTACGACGTCACCGTCGAGGCGGTGGCGGGGCGGCAGGAAATCCCCTTCCCCTATGTGCTCGATCCCGGCCATGCGCTGAGCCTGGACACGGTGTCGGCGGCGGAGCTGGCGCGCTTCTTCCCCGCGACCGAGCTGGCGCATATCGGCGACGAGATCGCCGACGGGCTGTGGATGACCGCCGACGGCAACCGGCCGCTGGCGCTGTTCGACGGGCTTCGCACCGACTTCTCGCTCGCCCGGCTGCGCCATTATACCGGCACGCCGCCCGAGCATTGCCAGCGTTTCGTGCTGTTCACCAACTATCACCGCTATGTCGACGAGTTCGTCCGCTGGGGCGCCTCGCAACTGGGCGAGGGGTCGCGCTTCACCGCCCTGTCGGGCGCGGGCGGCGTGGTGATCGAGCGGCCCGAGGATGTCGACAAGATCGTCACCGACAGCGCGTGGCGGCGGCACCAGATGCCAGCCTATCACCTGGTCGCCAAGGACGGCACCGGCATCACCCTGGTCAATATCGGCGTCGGCCCGTCCAACGCCAAGACGATCTGCGACCATCTGGCGGTGATGCGGCCCGAGGCGTGGCTGATGATCGGCCATTGCGGCGGGCTTCGTCCCAGCCAGCGGATCGGCGACTATGTGCTGGCGCATGCTTATCTGCGCGACGACCATGTGCTGGACGATGTGCTGCCGCCCGAAATTCCGGTCCCCGCCATCGCCGAGGTGCAGGTCGCGCTGGCCAAGGCGGCCGAGATCGTGTCCGGCCAGTCGGGCGACGACCTCAAGCGTCGACTGCGCACCGGCACGATCGTCACCACCGACGATCGCAACTGGGAATTGCGCTATTCCAAGTCGGCGCTGCGCTTCTCGCTCAGCCGCGCGGTCGGCATCGACATGGAGTCCGCGACGATCGCGGCGCAGGGCTATCGGTTCCGCGTGCCCTATGGGACGCTGCTCTGCGTGTCGGACAAGCCGCTGCACGGCGAGCTGAAGCTGCCGGGTCAGGCCAACCGCTTCTATGAGCGCGCGATCAGCGAGCATATGCGGATCGGCATCGAGACGTGCGAACAGCTGCGCCGCGAGGGCAACAAGCTGCACAGCCGCAAGCTGCGCGCGTTCAACGAGCCGCCCTTCCGCTGA
- a CDS encoding M2 family metallopeptidase: MLRSAVSGTVLAFALAGAAHAQTAPQPAATQPPATVAGADAFVAEAEKTLADKSVGAQQIAWVNATYITDDTDALAAASGAEMTDLAVRYGLGAARYQALPGLSYDTKRKLDLLRGGITLPAPTTPGAAAQLSMLTTRMSSAYGKGKGLRNGQPINGSDIEAAMGSERDPARLKEMWVSWHDNVGAPMRADYAQMTALANQGARELGYVDAGSLWRSGYDMPPEQFAQLTDRIWGELEPLYQALHTYVRWKLNEKYGDAVQSKTGPIRADLLGNMWAQEWGNIYDLVAPKGAGDVGYDTGELLKAKGYDPIRMVKAGEGFYSSLGFAPLPQSFWQRSQIVKPADREVICHASAWDVDNKDDIRIKMCTKVNADDFVTIHHELGHNYYQRAYKDQPFLYKNGANDGFHEAIGDTVALSITPDYLVKIGLLDPAKVPSADKDIGLLLRQAMDKVAFLPFGLLIDKWRWGVFSGQIPAGQYQAGWDALRLKYQGVVPPVARDETKFDPGAKYHIPAGVPYARYFLARVLQFQFYKAACDQAGWKGPLHRCSFYGNKKVGEKLNAMLAMGQSKPWPDALQVFTGSREMSGKALVEYFAPLKTWLDQQNKGKPQGW; the protein is encoded by the coding sequence TCCGGCACCGTGCTCGCCTTCGCGCTGGCGGGGGCCGCCCATGCCCAAACCGCCCCGCAGCCGGCCGCGACCCAGCCCCCCGCCACCGTCGCAGGCGCCGATGCCTTCGTCGCGGAGGCCGAGAAGACGCTGGCCGACAAATCGGTCGGGGCGCAGCAGATCGCCTGGGTCAACGCGACCTATATCACCGACGACACCGACGCGCTGGCCGCCGCCTCGGGCGCGGAAATGACCGATCTCGCGGTCCGCTACGGCCTGGGCGCGGCGCGCTATCAGGCGCTGCCGGGCCTGTCCTATGACACCAAGCGCAAGCTGGACCTGCTGCGCGGCGGCATCACGCTGCCCGCGCCCACCACGCCCGGCGCGGCGGCGCAGCTGTCGATGCTGACCACGCGCATGTCCTCGGCCTATGGCAAGGGCAAGGGGCTGCGGAACGGCCAGCCGATCAACGGATCGGATATCGAGGCCGCGATGGGCAGCGAGCGCGATCCCGCCAGGCTGAAGGAAATGTGGGTCAGCTGGCATGACAATGTCGGTGCGCCGATGCGCGCGGACTATGCGCAGATGACCGCGCTCGCCAACCAGGGCGCCAGGGAGCTGGGCTATGTCGATGCCGGATCGCTGTGGCGGTCGGGCTATGACATGCCGCCGGAACAGTTCGCGCAACTGACCGACAGGATCTGGGGCGAGCTGGAGCCGCTGTACCAGGCGCTGCACACCTATGTCCGGTGGAAGCTGAACGAGAAATATGGCGATGCCGTCCAGTCGAAGACCGGCCCGATCCGCGCCGACCTGCTCGGCAATATGTGGGCGCAGGAATGGGGCAATATCTATGACCTCGTCGCGCCCAAGGGGGCGGGCGATGTCGGGTACGATACCGGCGAGCTGCTGAAGGCCAAGGGCTATGACCCGATCCGGATGGTGAAGGCGGGCGAGGGCTTCTACTCCTCGCTGGGCTTCGCGCCCCTGCCGCAGAGCTTCTGGCAGCGTTCGCAGATCGTGAAGCCCGCCGACCGCGAGGTGATCTGCCACGCCTCGGCCTGGGATGTCGACAACAAGGACGATATCCGGATCAAGATGTGCACGAAGGTCAATGCCGACGACTTCGTGACCATCCATCACGAACTCGGCCATAATTACTATCAGCGCGCCTATAAGGACCAGCCCTTCCTCTACAAGAACGGCGCCAATGACGGATTTCACGAGGCGATCGGCGATACCGTCGCGCTGTCGATCACGCCCGATTATCTGGTGAAGATCGGCCTGCTCGACCCCGCCAAGGTGCCGAGTGCCGACAAGGATATCGGCCTGTTGCTGCGCCAGGCGATGGACAAGGTGGCGTTCCTGCCCTTCGGCCTGCTGATCGACAAGTGGCGCTGGGGCGTGTTCTCGGGCCAGATCCCGGCCGGGCAATATCAGGCGGGCTGGGACGCACTGCGCCTGAAGTACCAGGGCGTGGTGCCGCCGGTCGCGCGCGACGAGACGAAGTTCGATCCGGGTGCGAAGTATCATATCCCGGCGGGCGTGCCCTATGCGCGCTATTTCCTGGCGCGGGTGCTCCAGTTCCAGTTCTACAAGGCGGCGTGCGACCAGGCCGGGTGGAAGGGACCGCTCCACCGCTGCTCCTTCTATGGCAACAAGAAGGTCGGCGAGAAGCTGAACGCGATGCTGGCCATGGGTCAGTCCAAGCCCTGGCCGGACGCGCTTCAGGTGTTCACCGGCAGCCGCGAGATGTCGGGCAAGGCGCTGGTCGAATATTTCGCGCCGCTGAAGACGTGGCTGGATCAGCAGAACAAGGGCAAGCCGCAGGGTTGGTGA